The genomic segment CGCCGTTTCTCTAAAGTTGAATAATCTAAAAACCCAAAATCGACTATTTTTTTAAGTTTATACACATACTCACCCGTTAACACAATAAAAGAAATATGTGTTTGTAAGAGTTGAATCGGTTCTTGTACCGGATGAAGGTAAAAATCCGGTTCTAACATTTGTTGAATCAGTCGAGGAAGTGCAGAGTCAGTCATATCCATACCGGAAAGATAAAAATGAATTCAATCAAGCTGAGAACAAGTCATGGGTTTAGGGTTATTTTTATTATCTCTTGAGAAAAAGCCAATTCCAATCACTTGAAAATAAAAGTAACAAAAGATTTGATATGATCAACAATTGAATTGTTCAAGCCGTTTTATACAAAGAGTCAATGACAGAACCCAAACCCTTTAATGTCTTTGGTGTTGGAAATGCCCTCCTCGATATTTTGGCATTAGTTGAGGATAATTTTATTCAAACCCATGACCTCAACCGAGGATCAATGACCCTGATGGATACAATCAAACAGGGGAAATTATTACAACAATTGGAAACCCATCCCTTAGAATTACGTTGTGGAGGTTCCGCCGCTAATACCATGATGGCGATCGCCCAAAGTGGCGGGACGGGAATTTATTCGGGTAAAGTCAGTGCGGATACCAATGGCGAATTTTATCAACAGGATATGGTCGCGGCTGGAATTCAATTTGAAATTGAACCCGCCGACACCACCCAAGGGCCAACGGGAACCTGTTTAGTCTTAACAACCCCTGACGCAGAACGCACCATGTGTACTAATTTGGGGGTTTCTACAACTTTATCGGTTACGGATATCAATGTTGATCATTTGAGTCAGTGTCAATACAGTTATATTGAAGGCTATTTGTGGGATGCACCCCAACCTCGAAAAGCCAGTATTGAAACCATGGAACAGTCGAAACGCCTGGGGGTAAAAGTGGCGTTTACTTTCTCCGATATGTTTTTAGTTGAACGGTTTGGAGATGATTTCCGTAGCGTTTTAACAGAGTATTGTGATGTTTTATTTTGCAATGCAGATGAGGTGCGTCACTTCTGCGGTAACGAAGATTTAGAGGTTTGTGCCCGTCAGTTAGGAGAAAAAGTTAATCTAGTTTTCATTACCAATAGTAATAAAGGCTGTTTAGTTGTTGAAAACCAAAGTTTAATTCAGGTTCCAGGGTTCCCGGTTAAACCTGTTGATACCGTTGGGGCGGGAGATGCTTTTGCTGGTGGGGTATTATATGGACTCACCAATGGTTTAACCACCCCACAAGCCGCCCGTTGGGGAAATTATCTCGGTTCTCAAATCGTTCAAATTCATGGCCCCCGTTTAAGCGAATCTCAACAAGATAAATTAGCAACAATTATTAATTAGACTGCGAAGTGCGGGGTGCGGAGCGTAAGGTTTCAGGTGTCAGGCTTCAGATGTAGGGTTTCAATGATTTCTCCCTCTCCCCTGCTTCCCCTGCTTTCCCTACTTCCCCTGCTCCCCCAGTTCCCGATATTCTTAACCTTCGACGCTGCTTTCTTCCTCACCCCGTTCAGGATGAATAATACTAACAACGACTTGCTCTGCATCCCCTGTAGCTGTGACTCCCGCAGGTAAATTGAGTTCTCTAATGTGCAGGGCTTGACCTTGATGTAAACCTGTGACGTCCACATCAATGCGATCAGGAATGCTACCCGGTTCGCAGTCTACTTCCAATTCAGAAAGAACAACATCTAACAAACCGCCTTCTAATTTCACCCCAACCGCTTCACCAACGAAATGCAGAGGAATAGAAACGGTTAAACTATCTTGTTGAGCAACGGAGAAAAAGCTCAGGTGATAGGGAAATCCTTTCCAAGGATGTTTTTGAACTTCTCTGAGCAGGGTTTTACCACTCCAAGACAGTTCAGGAACGTTCAGTTGAATTAAAGTATGGTTAACAACATTCCGTTTGAGCAGGGTTTCTACAGTTTTCGCGGGAATCGTAATGTTAATAGATTCAGTACCTTGATGACCATACAGCACCGCCGGAACTAATCCTTGACGACGCAAAGCATTGGGTTTAGAGCCTTCTGGCCGTTTTTGACCTTCAATTGTAATTTCCATGACGTTGATTGCGCTTAGGGTTAAACACTTAAAATTTTTTAGCCAAACTCTGATTATACCAAAATCATGACGTTGTAGCTCAGATCTTGGATTTTGATTGCATAGATCATTCGGATATAAACACCATCTCCACGCCTAGGCACTAAACCATTGAACGTAGCATGGGTTGGCATCCCAAGCTACGTTTTAAAGAGAAGAAATATGACAACGAAAAGACTGGATACAATCCCTTCTAACCGCCAACGGTTACAGGTTGTCCGTCTGCATCTAATAACGCTCGTTTCGGCCCGTGAATCGGATCTTCAACAATAATCGTTTGATCTCGACTGGCTCCTAATGAAACAATCGCGATCGGAACTTTCATTAATTCCGCTAAAAATTTCAAATAACTTAAAGCTTCTTTGGGTAAATCTTCTAACTTGCGACAATCAGCCGTTGATTCTTTCCAACCGGGAACCGTTTCATAAATCGGTTGACACCGAGCAAAAGTTCTCGCACTACTAGGGAAATGTTCGCACCGTTCCCCATCAATATCATAGGCAACGCAAACTTTAATTTCCTCTAAGCCATCTAAAACATCTAATTTGGTAATGGCCAAACAATCTAAACCGTTGATTCTAACAGCATAACGGCCAATCACCGCATCAAACCAACCGCAACGCCGTTGACGTCCCGTTGTTGTTCCGAATTCAGCCCCGCGATCGCATAAAACCTGGCCAATGCCTTCCACCATCTCCGTCGGGAATGGCCCTTCACCCACACGAGTTGTATAAGCTTTCGCTACCCCAATTACCCGATCAATCATCGTCGGGCCAACTCCTGCCCCCACACAAGCCCCCCCTGCTACGGGGTTAGAGGAGGTCACATAGGGATAGGTTCCATGATCTAAATCTAATAGTGTCCCTTGCGCCCCTTCAAATAAAATATTCCGTCGAGCCTGCACTGCTGCGTCGATTTTCAGTGAAGCATCAACGACATGGGGACGCAACCGTTCTGCATATTCCAAATATTCCTTAATCACCGCTTCTGGGTCGAGAGGAGGATGATTATAAAGCTTTTCGAGGATAACGTTTTTATTGTTAATCGTCCAGCGCAACTGATCGGGCAAAGTCTCGGTTTCCATCAAATCAATGATGCGAATTCCCGTGCGTTCAGACTTATCGGCGTAAGTCGGGCCAATCCCCCGCTTCGTTGTCCCAATCTTTTGATCTCCCCGTTGCTCTTCCGATGCTTGATCCAAGAGGCGATGGTAAGGCATCGTTACATGAGCCGTCTGGGAAATCATTAAGTTTTTGGTGGAAATCTTCAGGGATTCGAGTTGATCCAGTTCTTCAATTAAAATTTTGGGATCAATCACGGTTCCTGAACCGATAATGCACTCGGTATCGGGATATAAAATGCCTGAAGGAATCAGGTGCAGTTTAAAGGTTTGATTGTCAACTACAACCGTATGACCTGCATTAACGCCACCTTGGTAGCGGACAACCACATCGGCTGAACCACTCAGCAGATCGGTGATTTTGCCTTTTCCTTCATCGCCCCACTGGGCACCGATAACAACTACGTTAGCCAAGAGAGTTTTCACTCCGACAGTTTACACAAATCTTAATTATCTGTTATTAAGGGAACTCTGTCAAATTAAGTTTTGTTAACTGTTTTGTCACCCTTGATTCTAATGCCCTCACTGACCCCTCTAGGATAGAGACCCCAAGGACACCTCTCTATCAGCGATCGCCGATTCCCCCCAGATCTCAGTTTTTGAGCAGAAAAATATTAAAAGAAGTAACACAAATCAATTTTATCTTAGATTTTTATCCAAAACTCTATTATAGCAAAAAAAAGATTTTTCAGCCCCAAACTCTAAAATAAGAATCTTCATAGAAATGCAGGTTTTAACCCCATGTTTTTTGAGGGTTGTGCTATCGTTAATGGTTAATATCAGGATCAGTTGATCAAGTGAGTCAATAAACCTTGAAACCGATCAGTGATAGCCATTGTTTTAACCTTTATTTAAGAGTTACTATGCCGTTACACGCTGAGTTACATCGCCATTTAGGGGGTTCTGTTGTACCGCGTATTCTGTGGCGGTATTTTGAACGTCATAACCCTCAGTTAACCCAAGGGTTTGTTGAATATGAACGGTTTGAAGATTTTTATACCAAACCCCGCAATACCTTAGATGAATATTTAGAACTGCATACAATGGTTGAAAGTGTGCAGACCGTTGAAACCCTGCCTTATTTTATTTATCGGTTGATGCGGGGTGCTTATACTTTTGAAAATTTGGCGTATTTAGAATTGCGCTATACACCTTATTTACGAACACCGGAACATCTCAACCAGTCCCAACGAATTGATTGTATGGCTGAAATTGTGGAAGTCGTGGGAAAAGCGAGTCAAAGTAGTGATACTCCCATTATTACCAGCCAAATTTTATGTATGCACACTCGACTTCCATTAGAAGTTAACCGGGCAATTATTGATTTAGCAGCACAAATACCTCAATATGTTTGTGCAATCGATATTGCTGGAGGGGATAATCATTATGCTGAACGGTTGGATGAGTTTATTAACTTGTACCAATATGCCTTATCCTTGGGATTAAAAACCACCGGACATTTATATGAAACCCCAGAAGGTTGTTATCCCGAATTATTGCCCTATTTAATGCGAATTGGTCATGGCATTCAAATTCCGTTATTACATCCTGAATTATTACCGGAATTAGCTCGACAACAGCAATGTTTAGAAGTTTGTCCCACGACCTATATTAAAACGGGTACTCTCAAGGATATTCAGCAACTAAAAATTGTCTTTGAACGCTGTTTTGATGCCGGAGTTGATATTGCCATTTGTACTGATAATGCCGGGTTACATAACGTGCGTTTACCCTTTGAATACGAGAATTTATTAACCCTTGATATTCTAGGGTTTGAAGAATTACAAGCCTGTCAACAAGCCGCCTTTCGTCATGCCTTTGCATGGCCCCATGAAAACCCCCCCGCACACATTCTCAATGGTTTATTAAAACCTGAACCTGCAATGGTTTAAATCATGGGAAACAGCGAGCAGTTGATTTATTCTCCTGTCTCCTGTCTCCTAACTTTTTAATAATTTCGGTTTTTTCGCTTTTTCTAATAGCGGTTTTAAACCCTGAGCAACTCGTTCCCCTAAAAGTTGATGTCCAGCAGCATTCGGATGAATAAAATCTTCCTGTCGGTATTATAGCCACTGGCAATACTATCTCCTAAAACAATAATTTTGTCTCCAACTCCCGCCTCAAGATTTTTAACTGTTTCAATAGCTTAAAAATTCTTAATAATTAATAAACAGTTACGTCCATCTTCACCCTGTTCATAACTTAAATAATCGGCAATATCGTACATTAATTTCAAACCCCTTCCCCCTCCCTTTATCTCCGTATTCCTTGAGGGATCATTCATCTCCTTGAGAATGTCTTTGATTTTATCAAGTAAATCAAAAGGTTCGCCAAAATCCCAAATCCGAATTTCAATTTGTTGTTCTAAAACAGTCACTTCTAAATCAATATATAGATCCTCAGAACGTCCTTTATGAGCATGACGAACTGCATTTGTAAATCCCTCTGCTAAAGCTAACTGACAGCGTATCCAAACAGATTGAGGAATAAAGGACTGATACAGTTGCTCAAACCATGACAAGACTTTAGTGAGGAACACTAAACTAGACGGAACTTGAAGTTGAGTCGTTTGGGGCAGTGGCAATGGTTTTGAATCCTCTTATTCAATCACAATTAAGTTTGACTGATTCCCTAAATCCTTAACTGCATTAGGGATTGAGAATGATAACAAGTGGGCTAACTTCATCATAATACAACAAAAGTTTGCACAGGAGGGCAGCTAATTTAACCTCAGAGGTAGCCAGTTCGTTACAGCGTTTTATCCCCCTCGAATAAGTCATTGCCTCTGGAGTCCTCCAATAGTTTACTGCATTTTTGAGTGGTTTTCTAGTCTTTCTGAACCGCGATTGTGCTAGATCAAGTAAAATATTGGAGATGGGATAACACAACCTGTGAAATTTCATAAAAATCAACCGCTAAAGGAGTGAAAACACACTCCTCGCTAATCAGGCTGAAAGCGCGTAGATCAGGGCTAATATGACATAAAATTACTTCTCTAACATGAAAAGGAATTAATCGTAACTTTTATGGGATGAACTTTATGAATCTTAAATATTAACTGAACAAAACCTTGAATTCCGTCAATTTCAAGTTCAGGCAATCCTCTAATTAGACTATACTCAAAGACAGCAAAGTCTTAACTTGGCCTTGATTACCCTCATCTGGTGTACCAACGTACCTCAACGCTCATGTTTAAAATTCTGGTTATCGATGATGATGTTGCCATTTTAGAACTTCTCAAAAGAACGCTGAAAAAACAGGGTTATGA from the Planktothrix tepida PCC 9214 genome contains:
- a CDS encoding adenosine kinase; amino-acid sequence: MTEPKPFNVFGVGNALLDILALVEDNFIQTHDLNRGSMTLMDTIKQGKLLQQLETHPLELRCGGSAANTMMAIAQSGGTGIYSGKVSADTNGEFYQQDMVAAGIQFEIEPADTTQGPTGTCLVLTTPDAERTMCTNLGVSTTLSVTDINVDHLSQCQYSYIEGYLWDAPQPRKASIETMEQSKRLGVKVAFTFSDMFLVERFGDDFRSVLTEYCDVLFCNADEVRHFCGNEDLEVCARQLGEKVNLVFITNSNKGCLVVENQSLIQVPGFPVKPVDTVGAGDAFAGGVLYGLTNGLTTPQAARWGNYLGSQIVQIHGPRLSESQQDKLATIIN
- a CDS encoding 50S ribosomal protein L25/general stress protein Ctc, giving the protein MEITIEGQKRPEGSKPNALRRQGLVPAVLYGHQGTESINITIPAKTVETLLKRNVVNHTLIQLNVPELSWSGKTLLREVQKHPWKGFPYHLSFFSVAQQDSLTVSIPLHFVGEAVGVKLEGGLLDVVLSELEVDCEPGSIPDRIDVDVTGLHQGQALHIRELNLPAGVTATGDAEQVVVSIIHPERGEEESSVEG
- a CDS encoding adenylosuccinate synthase — protein: MANVVVIGAQWGDEGKGKITDLLSGSADVVVRYQGGVNAGHTVVVDNQTFKLHLIPSGILYPDTECIIGSGTVIDPKILIEELDQLESLKISTKNLMISQTAHVTMPYHRLLDQASEEQRGDQKIGTTKRGIGPTYADKSERTGIRIIDLMETETLPDQLRWTINNKNVILEKLYNHPPLDPEAVIKEYLEYAERLRPHVVDASLKIDAAVQARRNILFEGAQGTLLDLDHGTYPYVTSSNPVAGGACVGAGVGPTMIDRVIGVAKAYTTRVGEGPFPTEMVEGIGQVLCDRGAEFGTTTGRQRRCGWFDAVIGRYAVRINGLDCLAITKLDVLDGLEEIKVCVAYDIDGERCEHFPSSARTFARCQPIYETVPGWKESTADCRKLEDLPKEALSYLKFLAELMKVPIAIVSLGASRDQTIIVEDPIHGPKRALLDADGQPVTVGG
- a CDS encoding adenosine deaminase → MPLHAELHRHLGGSVVPRILWRYFERHNPQLTQGFVEYERFEDFYTKPRNTLDEYLELHTMVESVQTVETLPYFIYRLMRGAYTFENLAYLELRYTPYLRTPEHLNQSQRIDCMAEIVEVVGKASQSSDTPIITSQILCMHTRLPLEVNRAIIDLAAQIPQYVCAIDIAGGDNHYAERLDEFINLYQYALSLGLKTTGHLYETPEGCYPELLPYLMRIGHGIQIPLLHPELLPELARQQQCLEVCPTTYIKTGTLKDIQQLKIVFERCFDAGVDIAICTDNAGLHNVRLPFEYENLLTLDILGFEELQACQQAAFRHAFAWPHENPPAHILNGLLKPEPAMV
- a CDS encoding ATP-binding protein, whose amino-acid sequence is MPLPQTTQLQVPSSLVFLTKVLSWFEQLYQSFIPQSVWIRCQLALAEGFTNAVRHAHKGRSEDLYIDLEVTVLEQQIEIRIWDFGEPFDLLDKIKDILKEMNDPSRNTEIKGGGRGLKLMYDIADYLSYEQGEDGRNCLLIIKNF